A genomic stretch from Pseudomonas alkylphenolica includes:
- the bglX gene encoding beta-glucosidase BglX, producing MNKLCLLGLVVSLASQSAFADTPAEPLKNKQAFIADLMGQMTLDEKIGQLRLISIGPEMPREQIRKEIAAGRIGGTFNSITRAENRPMQDAAGRSRLKIPMFFAYDVIHGHRTIFPISLALASSWDMDAIAKVGRVSALEASADGIDMTFAPMVDIARDPRWGRTSEGFGEDTYLVSRISKVMVESFQGKSPAEATSLMASVKHFALYGAVEGGRDYNTVDMSPTKMFNDYLPPYRAAIDAGAGGVMVALNSINGVPATSNTWLMHDLLRKDWGFKGVTVSDHGAITELVRHGVARDGREAAKLAIKAGIDLSMNDSLYDSELASLLKAGEINQADIDNAVREVLGAKYDMGLFADPYRRIGKASDDPADTYAENRLHRAEARDVARRSMVLLENREQTLPLKKAGTIALVGPLADAPIDMMGSWAAAGRPQQSVTVREGMRQVLGDQAKVIYAKGSNVTHDKAILDYLNFLNFDAPEIVDDPRPAAVLIDEAVKAAKQSDVIVAVVGESRGMSHESSSRTTLEIPAAQRELIKALKATGKPLVLVLMNGRPLSLSWEREQADAILETWFTGTEGGNAIADVLFGDYNPSGKLPITFPRSVGQIPMYYNHLSIGRPFTPGKPGNYTSQYFEEPNGPLYPFGYGLSYSEFSLSPLTLSSKTLKKGQTLEASIRVKNTGKRDGETVVQLYLQDIAASMSRPIKELKNFQKVMLKAGEERTVRFQISEEDLKFYNTQLQWAAEPGEFNVQIGLDSQAVQQQRFELL from the coding sequence ATGAACAAGCTGTGTTTGCTGGGCCTCGTCGTCAGCCTGGCCAGTCAGTCGGCCTTTGCCGATACCCCTGCAGAGCCATTGAAGAACAAACAGGCCTTTATCGCCGACCTCATGGGCCAGATGACCCTGGACGAGAAAATCGGCCAGTTGCGCCTGATCAGCATCGGCCCGGAAATGCCCCGCGAGCAGATCCGCAAGGAAATCGCCGCCGGCCGCATCGGCGGTACCTTCAACTCGATCACCCGTGCCGAAAACCGTCCGATGCAGGACGCGGCAGGTCGCAGCCGCCTGAAGATCCCGATGTTCTTCGCCTACGACGTGATCCACGGCCACCGCACGATTTTCCCGATCAGCCTGGCGCTGGCCTCGAGCTGGGACATGGACGCCATCGCCAAGGTCGGACGGGTATCCGCCCTCGAAGCCTCCGCCGACGGTATCGACATGACCTTCGCGCCAATGGTCGATATCGCCCGCGACCCACGCTGGGGCCGCACCAGTGAAGGCTTTGGTGAAGACACCTACCTGGTCTCGCGGATTTCCAAAGTCATGGTCGAGTCCTTCCAGGGCAAGAGCCCGGCCGAGGCAACCAGCCTGATGGCCAGCGTCAAGCACTTCGCCCTGTACGGCGCGGTGGAAGGCGGCCGCGACTACAACACGGTCGACATGAGCCCGACCAAGATGTTCAACGACTACCTGCCCCCCTACCGCGCCGCCATCGATGCCGGCGCCGGTGGGGTGATGGTTGCGCTGAACTCGATCAACGGCGTGCCGGCCACCTCCAACACCTGGCTGATGCATGACCTGTTGCGCAAGGACTGGGGCTTCAAGGGCGTGACCGTCAGCGACCACGGGGCAATCACCGAACTGGTGCGCCATGGTGTCGCCCGCGATGGCCGCGAAGCGGCGAAGCTGGCGATCAAGGCCGGCATCGACCTGAGCATGAACGACTCGCTGTACGATTCAGAACTGGCCAGCCTGCTCAAGGCCGGCGAAATCAACCAGGCCGATATCGACAACGCCGTGCGTGAAGTGCTTGGCGCCAAGTACGACATGGGCCTGTTCGCCGACCCGTACCGTCGCATCGGCAAGGCCAGCGACGACCCAGCCGATACCTACGCCGAAAACCGCCTGCACCGTGCCGAAGCGCGTGACGTGGCGCGCCGCAGCATGGTGCTGCTGGAAAACCGCGAACAGACCCTGCCACTGAAAAAGGCCGGCACCATCGCCCTGGTCGGGCCGCTGGCCGATGCACCGATCGACATGATGGGCAGCTGGGCCGCCGCCGGTCGTCCACAGCAGTCGGTGACCGTGCGCGAAGGCATGCGCCAGGTGCTCGGTGACCAGGCCAAGGTGATCTATGCCAAAGGCTCCAACGTCACCCACGACAAGGCCATCCTCGATTACCTGAACTTCCTCAACTTCGATGCGCCGGAAATCGTCGACGACCCACGTCCGGCTGCGGTGCTGATCGATGAAGCGGTCAAAGCGGCCAAGCAGTCCGATGTGATCGTCGCCGTGGTCGGTGAGTCGCGTGGCATGTCGCACGAATCGTCGAGCCGCACCACCCTGGAAATCCCGGCCGCCCAGCGCGAGCTGATCAAGGCCCTGAAAGCCACCGGCAAGCCGCTGGTACTGGTGCTGATGAACGGCCGGCCACTGTCGCTGAGCTGGGAACGCGAGCAGGCCGATGCGATCCTGGAAACCTGGTTCACCGGTACCGAAGGCGGTAATGCCATTGCCGATGTGCTGTTCGGCGATTACAACCCCTCGGGCAAACTGCCAATCACCTTCCCGCGCTCGGTCGGGCAGATCCCGATGTACTACAACCACCTGAGCATTGGCCGGCCCTTCACCCCGGGCAAGCCTGGCAACTACACCTCGCAGTACTTCGAAGAGCCCAACGGCCCGCTCTATCCTTTCGGCTACGGCCTGAGCTACAGCGAGTTCAGCCTGTCGCCACTGACCCTGTCGAGCAAGACGCTGAAAAAGGGCCAGACCCTCGAAGCCAGTATCCGCGTGAAAAACACCGGCAAACGTGATGGCGAAACCGTGGTGCAGCTGTACCTGCAAGACATTGCCGCGTCCATGAGCCGCCCGATCAAGGAGTTGAAGAACTTCCAGAAGGTCATGCTCAAGGCCGGTGAAGAGCGCACCGTACGCTTCCAGATCAGTGAAGAAGACCTGAAGTTCTACAACACCCAACTGCAATGGGCGGCCGAGCCCGGCGAGTTCAATGTCCAGATCGGGCTTGACTCCCAGGCGGTGCAGCAACAACGTTTCGAACTGCTGTAA